A window of the Oryza brachyantha chromosome 5, ObraRS2, whole genome shotgun sequence genome harbors these coding sequences:
- the LOC102702468 gene encoding isovaleryl-CoA dehydrogenase, mitochondrial encodes MAAVHRCLPGILRRAAPATGGGLARRLYSSASSLLFDDTQEQFKESVHKFAQETIAPHAAAIDASNHFPKDVNLWKLMGEFNLHGLTAPEEYGGMGLGYMYHCIAMEEITRASGSVGLSYGAHSNLCINQLVRHGSPAQKLKYLPKLISGEHVGALAMSEPNSGSDVVSMKCKAEKVDGGYVINGNKMWCTNGPSAQTLVVYAKTDIAAGSKGITAFIIEKGMPGFSTAQKLDKLGMRGSDTCELVFENCFVPHENVLGEEGKGVYVMMSGLDLERLVLAAGPIGLMQACLDVVLPYVRQREQFGRPIGEFQFIQGKIADMYTSLQSSRSFVYSVARDCDNGKVDRKDCAGVILLAAERATQVALQAIQCLGGNGYINEYPTGRLLRDAKLFEIGAGTSEIRRMIIGRELFKED; translated from the exons aTGGCCGCGGTGCACCGCTGCCTGCCGGGGATCCTCCGCCGAGCTGCCCCGGCCACCGGGGGCGGGCTCGCGCGGCGGCTCtactcctccgcctcctccctcctcttcgaCGACACCCAGGAGCAG TTCAAGGAGAGCGTGCACAAGTTCGCGCAGGAGACCATCgccccgcacgccgccgccatcgacgCCTCCAACCACTTCCCCAAGGATGTCAACCTCTGGAAGCTCATGGGCGAATTCAACCTCCACGGCCTCACCGCCCCAG AGGAATATGGGGGCATGGGCCTCGGCTACATGTACCACTGCATTGCCATGGAGGAGATCACCCGGGCGTCTGGCTCGGTCGGCCTCTCTTACGGCGCTCATTCCAACCTCTGCATCAACCAGCTG GTCCGGCATGGCAGTCCTGCCCAAAAGCTCAAGTATTTACCAAAG CTAATCAGTGGGGAGCATGTTGGGGCATTGGCAATGAGTGAACCCAACT CTGGCTCTGATGTTGTCAGTATGAAATGCAAAGCTGAGAAAGTAGATGGTGGCTATGTCATTAATGGGAATAAGATGTGGTGCACCAATGGGCCATCGGCTCAGACACTG GTTGTGTATGCAAAAACAGATATAGCTGCTGGATCAAAAGGAATAACCGCATTCATAATTGAGAAGGGGATGCCTGG GTTCAGTACTGCCCAGAAGCTGGACAAGCTTGGCATGAGAGGAAGCGACAC GTGTGAGCTTGTCTTTGAGAATTGTTTTGTGCCACATGAAAATGTTCTTGGAGAAGAAGGGAAAG GAGTTTATGTCATGATGTCAGGACTTGATTTAGAAAGACTTGTGTTAGCTGCTGGTCCTATCGGTCTTATGCAAGCATGCCTTGATGTTGTTCTTCCTTATGTTCGCCAAAGAGAGCAATTTGGCCGTCCAATTGGTGAATTTCAGTTCATACAG GGGAAAATAGCCGATATGTATACCTCCTTGCAGTCATCAAG ATCATTTGTTTACTCAGTTGCCAGGGACTGTGACAATGGTAAAGTTGACCGCAAG gATTGTGCTGGTGTGATTCTGTTGGCTGCTGAAAGGGCAACCCAAGTTGCACTTCAG GCGATTCAGTGTCTTGGTGGCAACGGATACATAAATGAGTACCCAACTGGCCGTTTGCTGAGAGATGCAAAACTATTTGAGATTGGAGCTGGTACCAGTGAGATAAGAAGAATGATAATTGGCCGCGAGCTCTTCAAAGAGGACTGA